A portion of the Edaphobacter lichenicola genome contains these proteins:
- a CDS encoding homocysteine S-methyltransferase family protein has translation MTKVDRHPLEKILDNRIAIIDGAMGTTIRTYGMSEADIRGERFKDSTKDLLNNGDIFSLTQPKMIMDIHRRFLEAGADIIETNTFGATSITQSEFFVEDPREHGGRKDPEFYQKIIEDKFLGDLAWEINEQSARQCREWADRVGNETSRQRFVAGAIGPLTVSLSNSPDADDAGFRVVTFDQVKTAYAQQVRALIAGGSDLLLVETIFDSLNAKAALVAIREVFDQDGTKLPVMISAAVGRGGETLISAQTTEAFWNAVHHVKPLSVGLNCSLGPDLMYPFLEELSEKADTAISCYPNAGLPNPLSETGFDLGPDDMARYLSDFAKGGLINIAGGCCGNTPEHIAAIAKALEGKAPRKLGQIEVAA, from the coding sequence ATGACAAAAGTCGACAGGCATCCTCTTGAAAAGATCCTCGATAACCGAATTGCCATCATCGATGGAGCGATGGGCACGACGATCCGCACCTACGGCATGTCGGAGGCAGACATCCGCGGTGAGCGCTTCAAGGACTCCACGAAGGACCTGCTGAATAACGGCGACATCTTCTCGCTTACTCAGCCGAAGATGATCATGGACATACATCGCCGGTTCCTTGAGGCTGGAGCGGACATCATCGAGACGAATACCTTTGGGGCTACCAGCATCACTCAGAGTGAGTTTTTTGTTGAGGATCCGCGGGAGCATGGAGGACGAAAGGACCCCGAGTTTTACCAGAAGATCATTGAAGATAAGTTCCTCGGAGACCTCGCGTGGGAGATCAATGAGCAGTCAGCACGGCAGTGCCGTGAGTGGGCTGATCGCGTCGGGAACGAGACCTCGCGTCAACGGTTCGTAGCAGGGGCGATCGGGCCACTGACTGTTTCTCTGTCGAACTCGCCTGATGCGGATGATGCGGGTTTTCGCGTCGTCACGTTCGATCAGGTAAAGACTGCCTACGCTCAGCAGGTGCGAGCCCTTATCGCGGGTGGCTCCGATCTGTTGCTGGTTGAGACGATCTTCGATTCATTGAATGCTAAGGCTGCGCTCGTCGCAATTCGCGAGGTGTTCGATCAGGATGGCACAAAGCTGCCGGTGATGATCTCGGCAGCTGTGGGACGCGGCGGCGAGACACTGATCTCCGCACAGACCACGGAGGCGTTCTGGAACGCTGTGCATCACGTGAAGCCACTGTCAGTGGGGCTCAACTGCTCTCTTGGCCCTGACCTGATGTATCCGTTTCTTGAGGAGCTCTCGGAGAAGGCGGACACGGCGATCTCGTGCTATCCGAATGCAGGTCTGCCGAATCCCCTCTCAGAGACAGGGTTTGATCTGGGACCAGACGACATGGCCCGCTATCTGAGCGACTTTGCAAAGGGCGGTCTGATCAATATTGCGGGCGGATGCTGCGGAAATACGCCTGAGCATATCGCTGCGATTGCAAAAGCACTCGAAGGCAAGGCACCGCGAAAGCTCGGCCAGATTGAGGTTGCTGCGTGA
- a CDS encoding RNA polymerase sigma factor, which translates to MASQQDLIGQTRADATEYIDTLFGYALMLTRNRADAEDLLQETYFRAFRAMDNLREKSTLKGWLFTILRNIWLNELRRRKTLPMHVEIHENDYLADELTGSTQDSLETLIGNEDRERVRSAIYSLTVDFREIILLREFEELSYQEIATVLGCPAGTVMSRLGRARAKLRELLEDTTVPHESIVKERAP; encoded by the coding sequence ATGGCATCTCAGCAAGACCTGATCGGCCAAACTCGGGCTGACGCGACGGAGTACATTGACACATTGTTCGGTTATGCGCTAATGTTGACTCGCAATCGCGCAGACGCAGAAGATCTTTTGCAGGAGACTTACTTTCGAGCGTTCCGTGCGATGGACAACCTCCGTGAGAAGAGCACCCTTAAAGGCTGGCTCTTTACAATTCTTCGCAACATCTGGCTCAATGAACTTCGAAGACGTAAAACACTCCCTATGCACGTCGAGATACACGAAAATGACTATTTAGCCGATGAACTGACGGGGAGTACGCAAGACTCTCTTGAGACTCTCATTGGCAATGAGGATAGGGAAAGAGTTCGCTCAGCAATTTACAGCCTCACAGTCGATTTTCGAGAGATTATTCTGCTCCGAGAGTTCGAAGAGCTTTCTTATCAGGAGATTGCAACTGTTTTGGGTTGTCCGGCAGGCACGGTAATGTCGCGACTCGGCAGAGCACGGGCAAAACTTCGAGAGCTGTTGGAAGACACAACGGTGCCACACGAATCTATCGTTAAAGAGAGGGCGCCATGA
- a CDS encoding CRTAC1 family protein — translation MGSGVALFDYDNDGLLDIFFVNGAPLADPTPKGTIPQKAGPKYWNRLFHQTKDGKFEDVTEKSGLQGIGYGMGVAAGDFDNDGYEDLYVTAYGGNRLYHNNGNGTFTDVTDKSGTGGSGWSTSAAWVDLDNDGLLDLVVLRYLKWDFDDVWCGEHRDGYRAYCHPDIFPAISPLVYHNDGNGHFTDVTAKAGFDKPGKGLGVAIADYDRDGKIDIVVANDSMLEFLYHNKGDGTFEEVGLTAEIAVDGDGKTYAGMGVDFQDYDNDGLPDLVITNLANQKYALYRNSGDSSFTYDSYMSGIGGMTLLHSGWGIRFLDYDNDGRKDLLIAQGHDLDTIELNFPQLRYKEPMLLAHNTGKGFVDVSADSGEVFQHAWVGRGMAVGDIDNDGRVDAVVTTNDGPAYILHNELATENHWLTLSLVGHRSNRDGIGTLIRVNTSAGSQYVTVTTAGSYLSSSDKRAHFGLGADSVVKSIEIHWPSGIVQKLNDVRADQILTVDEPMASAKP, via the coding sequence ACGGAGCACCACTTGCTGACCCCACGCCGAAAGGAACTATTCCTCAAAAGGCCGGCCCGAAATATTGGAATCGTCTTTTTCATCAAACGAAGGATGGAAAGTTCGAAGATGTTACCGAAAAATCCGGTTTGCAAGGGATTGGCTATGGCATGGGGGTTGCAGCGGGCGATTTTGATAATGACGGCTATGAAGATCTTTATGTGACGGCTTACGGGGGGAATCGTCTTTATCACAACAACGGCAATGGGACTTTTACTGATGTGACTGACAAATCCGGTACTGGCGGCAGCGGATGGTCCACATCCGCTGCATGGGTCGATCTCGACAATGATGGGCTTCTCGATCTTGTCGTTTTACGCTATTTGAAATGGGATTTCGATGATGTTTGGTGTGGAGAACATCGAGATGGCTATAGGGCATACTGTCACCCTGACATCTTCCCTGCTATTTCTCCACTCGTCTACCATAACGACGGTAATGGGCATTTCACCGATGTAACAGCTAAGGCTGGGTTTGATAAGCCTGGGAAGGGGCTTGGGGTTGCGATCGCCGACTATGACCGCGACGGAAAGATCGACATCGTGGTGGCAAATGATTCGATGCTCGAGTTTCTCTACCACAACAAGGGGGATGGCACCTTCGAAGAGGTCGGCCTAACTGCAGAGATTGCAGTTGATGGCGACGGGAAGACCTACGCTGGCATGGGCGTTGATTTTCAGGATTACGACAACGATGGCCTGCCCGACCTTGTCATCACCAATCTTGCTAATCAGAAGTATGCTCTCTATCGCAACAGTGGAGATTCCAGCTTTACCTACGACAGCTATATGAGCGGTATTGGAGGCATGACGTTGCTGCACTCCGGCTGGGGGATTCGATTTCTCGACTACGACAATGATGGACGCAAGGACCTACTCATCGCTCAGGGCCATGATTTGGACACCATTGAACTGAACTTTCCTCAGCTTCGATATAAAGAGCCGATGCTTCTTGCGCACAATACCGGCAAAGGTTTTGTCGATGTCTCTGCGGATTCGGGGGAAGTGTTCCAACACGCTTGGGTTGGGCGCGGGATGGCTGTTGGAGATATAGATAACGATGGACGCGTCGATGCTGTCGTTACTACGAACGACGGACCTGCGTATATCCTGCACAATGAATTAGCGACTGAAAATCACTGGCTTACTCTCTCGCTTGTGGGTCATCGCAGCAATCGCGATGGAATAGGCACCCTGATTCGGGTCAATACTTCGGCGGGTTCGCAGTATGTGACGGTGACAACCGCAGGCAGTTATCTCTCTTCGAGCGACAAACGCGCGCACTTCGGTCTTGGGGCGGACAGTGTTGTGAAATCGATTGAGATTCATTGGCCCAGCGGCATTGTTCAAAAGTTGAATGATGTTCGTGCGGATCAGATCCTTACGGTCGATGAGCCCATGGCTTCTGCTAAACCTTGA
- a CDS encoding TolC family protein, translated as MTNSKYQILLLAAACLLLQPCAAFSQAQSSSTALTALTMQQAVDIARIKNPALLSAQQNLLSVKAQEIQAGLRANPSFDVSGSNVTLGAQSNNPYDYNVGVSRLFERGEKRRWRLDSARSTTAQTDAQYHAQEQQTVLAVRQAFTNFVVAKAAKKLADDNLADFKHELDIGHERFKAGDLSKLDFERLDLQLAQFETDESNAITSAQQASIQLQALLGYDKARPEFDVIGDLVPPPVTDTMESLEQKALAARPDYHAAHLGVAVADANVKLAYANGTTDPTLGAEYDRNGPDNSVGFSLDIPLRIFDRNQGNKATSKYLAQASRFTELATRNQVVADVDQAWSGYANAKVLSDRYNGHYLDEAKDVLDISKFSYEHGGLALIDYLDALRESRSVTSDALNAYSQTWMAIHQLSFATATEVIP; from the coding sequence ATGACGAACTCAAAGTATCAGATCCTCCTTCTCGCCGCTGCCTGCCTGCTGCTCCAGCCGTGCGCTGCCTTCTCTCAGGCCCAGTCGTCCAGCACTGCCCTTACTGCGCTAACCATGCAGCAAGCGGTCGATATCGCACGAATAAAAAATCCAGCTCTGCTCTCGGCACAGCAGAACCTGCTCTCCGTCAAAGCTCAGGAGATTCAAGCAGGCCTTCGCGCAAACCCCAGCTTCGACGTCTCTGGATCGAACGTTACTCTAGGCGCGCAGTCCAACAACCCCTACGACTACAACGTTGGAGTCTCACGATTATTTGAACGAGGCGAAAAGCGACGCTGGCGCCTCGACAGTGCCCGCTCCACCACAGCCCAGACCGACGCCCAGTATCACGCGCAGGAGCAGCAGACCGTCCTGGCGGTCCGTCAGGCTTTCACCAACTTCGTCGTAGCCAAGGCAGCGAAGAAACTCGCCGATGACAACCTCGCCGACTTCAAACACGAGCTCGACATAGGCCACGAACGCTTTAAAGCCGGCGACCTCTCCAAGCTCGACTTCGAGCGACTCGATCTCCAACTCGCGCAGTTCGAGACCGATGAATCGAACGCCATTACAAGCGCTCAGCAGGCCAGCATCCAACTTCAGGCGCTCCTCGGCTACGATAAAGCTCGTCCAGAATTCGATGTCATCGGCGACCTCGTTCCGCCTCCCGTCACCGACACCATGGAGAGCCTCGAGCAAAAAGCCCTCGCCGCGCGCCCCGACTACCACGCCGCCCACCTCGGAGTCGCCGTCGCGGATGCCAACGTCAAACTCGCCTACGCCAACGGCACAACTGATCCCACCCTCGGAGCCGAATACGACCGCAATGGCCCGGACAACTCCGTAGGCTTCTCCCTCGACATCCCACTACGCATCTTCGACCGCAATCAAGGCAACAAGGCGACCAGCAAATATCTCGCTCAGGCCAGCCGCTTCACCGAACTCGCCACTCGCAATCAGGTTGTGGCCGACGTCGATCAGGCATGGTCCGGTTACGCCAACGCGAAGGTGCTCTCCGACCGCTACAACGGCCATTACCTCGACGAAGCCAAAGACGTCTTAGACATTTCGAAGTTCAGCTACGAGCACGGCGGCCTCGCACTGATCGACTATCTCGACGCCCTCCGCGAATCCCGCTCCGTCACCTCGGACGCTCTTAACGCCTACTCCCAGACCTGGATGGCAATCCATCAGCTTAGCTTCGCCACTGCCACCGAAGTAATTCCGTAG
- the metH gene encoding methionine synthase produces the protein MSVTVEAKPLRLSGSQPFTQQAGVYIMIGERTNVAGSPKFAKLVKEGKYEEAVSIARQQVENGANVLDICMDEGMIDGAVAMTRYLQLLGSEPEVAKVPFMVDSSKWEVIEAGLKCMQGKGIVNSISLKEGEEKFRQNAATVLKYGAAVVVMAFDEQGQAATYDEKIRICERAYRILVDEVGFPPEDIIFDPNILTVATGMEEHNNYAVDYINATRWIKANLPHAKVSGGVSNISFSFRGNNKVREAMHSAFLYHAIAAGMDMGIVNAGMLEVYEEIDPELKVLIEDVLLNRRQDATERLVDFGEALKHVGTVVSEKKAEEWRHGTVEERLSHALVKGIDAYIEIDTEEARVKLGRPLLVIEGPLMDGMGVVGDLFGSGKMFLPQVVKSARVMKKAVAHLTPFMEAEKAALEASGQVVKAQGKILLATVKGDVHDIGKNIVGVVLACNNYEVIDMGVMVSSEKILERAKAEKVDLIGLSGLITPSLDEMVHVAREMERQGFKLPLLIGGATTSRRHTAVKIAPHYSEPVVHILDASRAVPVTTSLLSDEGKLAFVVQHRAEYEALRKAHAAPRQQVVSLETARARRTPIEWRADDLPVPAFIGVRVLDKFPLATLRDYIDWSPLFHAWGLKGIYPRIFEHPEQGEQARQLFADANTLLDRMIEKNLITARGVYGFFPASAVGDDVELYTDETRGKVLERFHFLRQQSNKEGSEPCRSLSDFIAPKETGLHDYIGGFAVTSGIGLKELCDQFRAENDDYNAIMAEAVADRLAEAFAECLHKRVRDEWGYGLEEGLSNSDLIEEKYRGIRPAAGYPACPDHTEKGPLWRLLDVQANTGMMITESFAMWPGSSVSGLYFAHPESRYFSLGKIDRDQVADYHERKGMSLAEVERWLGPNLNYDPSE, from the coding sequence GTGAGCGTGACCGTCGAGGCAAAGCCTCTCCGTCTGTCCGGATCGCAGCCATTCACCCAGCAGGCCGGCGTGTACATCATGATCGGTGAGCGAACCAACGTTGCCGGTTCGCCCAAATTTGCGAAGCTCGTTAAAGAGGGTAAGTACGAAGAGGCAGTAAGCATTGCCCGGCAGCAGGTCGAGAATGGCGCAAACGTTCTCGACATCTGCATGGACGAGGGCATGATCGACGGCGCTGTGGCTATGACGCGCTACCTGCAACTGCTGGGGAGCGAACCCGAAGTCGCCAAGGTTCCCTTTATGGTGGACTCCTCGAAGTGGGAGGTCATTGAGGCGGGACTGAAGTGCATGCAAGGCAAAGGCATCGTCAACTCCATCTCGCTGAAGGAAGGCGAAGAGAAGTTTAGGCAGAACGCCGCTACGGTGCTGAAGTATGGCGCGGCGGTGGTGGTGATGGCCTTTGATGAGCAGGGCCAAGCTGCGACGTATGACGAGAAGATTCGTATCTGCGAGCGCGCCTATCGCATTCTGGTCGATGAGGTAGGATTTCCGCCGGAAGACATCATCTTCGATCCCAACATTCTTACCGTTGCGACCGGTATGGAAGAACACAACAACTACGCGGTCGATTACATCAACGCAACGCGCTGGATCAAGGCCAATCTGCCGCATGCGAAGGTCAGTGGCGGCGTCTCGAACATTTCATTTAGCTTTCGAGGTAACAACAAGGTCCGCGAAGCTATGCACTCCGCATTTCTCTATCATGCGATTGCGGCAGGCATGGACATGGGTATCGTGAATGCCGGAATGCTTGAGGTGTATGAAGAGATTGACCCTGAGCTGAAGGTGCTGATTGAGGATGTACTGCTGAACCGGCGCCAAGATGCGACAGAGCGCCTGGTGGATTTTGGTGAAGCACTGAAGCATGTTGGCACGGTCGTCAGCGAAAAGAAGGCAGAAGAGTGGCGCCACGGCACGGTCGAGGAGCGTCTTTCTCATGCGCTCGTCAAAGGCATCGACGCGTACATTGAGATCGACACCGAAGAGGCACGCGTCAAACTAGGCCGTCCCTTGCTGGTTATTGAAGGCCCGTTGATGGATGGCATGGGCGTAGTTGGCGATCTGTTTGGTTCCGGCAAGATGTTCTTGCCACAGGTTGTTAAGTCTGCCCGCGTGATGAAGAAAGCGGTGGCGCACCTTACGCCGTTCATGGAGGCTGAGAAGGCCGCGCTGGAGGCATCTGGCCAGGTGGTTAAGGCGCAGGGAAAGATTCTGCTTGCGACGGTGAAGGGCGACGTTCACGACATCGGCAAGAACATCGTCGGCGTTGTGCTCGCCTGTAACAACTACGAGGTCATCGATATGGGGGTGATGGTTTCCTCTGAGAAGATCCTCGAACGTGCCAAAGCTGAGAAGGTAGACCTGATCGGTCTTAGCGGGTTGATCACGCCGTCTCTCGATGAGATGGTGCATGTGGCTCGGGAGATGGAGCGTCAGGGCTTTAAGCTGCCGCTGCTCATCGGTGGGGCGACCACGAGTCGGAGACACACAGCCGTCAAGATTGCACCGCACTACAGTGAGCCGGTGGTCCATATTCTGGATGCCAGTCGTGCAGTGCCTGTAACAACGAGCCTTCTGAGCGACGAAGGTAAGCTGGCGTTCGTCGTACAGCATCGTGCCGAATACGAGGCGCTTCGCAAAGCTCACGCCGCTCCGCGTCAGCAGGTCGTGTCGCTTGAGACTGCTCGCGCAAGGCGAACCCCGATCGAGTGGCGTGCCGATGATTTGCCTGTGCCTGCGTTTATCGGTGTACGAGTGCTGGATAAGTTTCCTCTGGCGACACTTCGCGATTACATCGATTGGTCGCCACTCTTTCACGCCTGGGGGCTGAAAGGTATCTATCCACGCATCTTTGAGCACCCCGAGCAAGGCGAACAGGCGCGCCAGCTCTTCGCTGATGCGAATACCCTGCTGGATCGCATGATCGAAAAGAATCTGATTACTGCGCGTGGCGTGTATGGGTTCTTTCCTGCCAGCGCGGTAGGCGACGATGTTGAGCTTTACACGGACGAAACGCGCGGTAAGGTGCTCGAGCGATTCCATTTTCTCCGACAACAATCGAACAAGGAAGGTAGCGAACCATGCCGGTCGCTCTCCGACTTTATTGCGCCGAAGGAGACGGGACTGCACGACTACATCGGCGGGTTTGCTGTAACGAGCGGGATCGGCTTGAAGGAGCTGTGCGATCAGTTCAGAGCTGAGAACGATGATTACAACGCGATCATGGCAGAGGCTGTTGCAGATCGCCTGGCGGAGGCTTTTGCCGAATGTTTGCACAAGCGGGTGCGTGATGAGTGGGGTTACGGTCTTGAGGAAGGCTTGAGCAACTCGGATCTCATCGAGGAAAAATATCGAGGGATCAGGCCGGCTGCAGGCTACCCGGCGTGCCCGGATCACACGGAAAAGGGCCCGCTGTGGCGACTGCTCGATGTCCAGGCAAACACCGGCATGATGATTACGGAGTCGTTTGCGATGTGGCCCGGCTCGAGCGTGAGTGGGCTTTACTTTGCTCATCCGGAGTCGCGATATTTCAGCCTCGGGAAGATCGATCGCGATCAGGTCGCCGATTATCACGAACGCAAGGGGATGAGTCTGGCTGAGGTTGAGCGTTGGCTCGGTCCTAACCTGAACTACGATCCTTCGGAGTAG
- a CDS encoding pyridoxal-dependent decarboxylase has translation MSHVADTNSLNKGAGAPVGMPISLDPSDWNSFRTGTHRMLDDMIDYIANIRERPVWQPIPDSVRAQFREGVPLLPTDLGMVHAEFMQNILPFAAGNVHPGFMGWVHGGGTPVGMVAEMLASGLNANLGGRDHAPIEVERQVVNWVRELFGFPQGATGLFVTGTSMANFISVVVARDVELGFQVRQQGVAAAGSKRLTAYGSTAVHGCLAKAMDLAGLGSDALRIISTCDRHCIDVEALEQAIREDRRDGFTPFLVVGSAGTVDTGAIDDLATLANLCQREKLWFHVDGAYGALAILAPDLASRLKGIECADSLGFDFHKWGQVSYDAGFVLVRNGQLHRRSFESSPAYLKREVRGLAAGAPWPCDFGPDLSRGFHALKVWFTLKVYGTEAIGAVISHTCELARYLEGLVADSSELELLAPVELNIVCFRYSAEDSDRINEQIVVDLQECGSVAPSTTRLNGRVAIRAAIVNHRTSRVEIRTLVDETLALGRALAGNSVSRQSTDATPAERSLTNMQLALRSVETQLQLRPDSTTLLFQRACFLEQTGRLQEARGVYLDLLAREPSHLEALKCLGNLLLASRETPEARRLYELAIEHHPDHPPCRANLGNLMIKGGEHEAARDQFEQALRVDPNYRPAHAGLSFVLGHLGDTGRATWHRNKAFHDRCVVVTPYRGTKSPIIVLELVSTTGGNIRTDDYLSDRAFQRILVTTEFYDPRTILPPHHLVVNAIGEADGASAALEGALSVLAHTDAPVINPPSAVLATGRCEIVQRLSHIPNLIVARTLLLSCEQLLASEAAATLALHGFSFPLLLRSPGFHGGENFLRVEVFEDLAAAVNELPGDNLFIIQYLDARGADGNSRKYRVMMVDGKLYPLHVAISGNWKIHYYSADMADCPEHRAEDAAFLADMDGVLGQRAVAALQQIQRTLGLDYGGIDFGLTERGEVLLFEANATMAVIVPDKDQRWDYRRPAVEKIYRAVWTMLRDSAIKGPPSCPK, from the coding sequence ATGTCTCACGTAGCAGACACAAACAGCTTAAATAAAGGCGCGGGCGCCCCGGTGGGTATGCCCATATCGCTTGACCCGTCCGACTGGAACAGCTTTCGCACGGGAACGCACCGGATGCTCGATGACATGATCGATTACATCGCGAACATCCGCGAACGGCCCGTGTGGCAACCTATTCCGGACTCCGTGCGCGCGCAGTTTCGCGAAGGTGTTCCTCTGCTGCCGACGGATCTTGGCATGGTTCACGCCGAGTTCATGCAAAATATCTTGCCGTTCGCCGCTGGTAACGTTCACCCAGGCTTTATGGGCTGGGTGCATGGCGGAGGGACGCCGGTTGGCATGGTGGCGGAGATGCTCGCTTCTGGATTGAACGCAAATCTCGGTGGCCGTGATCACGCACCCATCGAGGTTGAGCGCCAGGTCGTTAATTGGGTGCGTGAGCTCTTTGGCTTTCCACAGGGAGCTACAGGACTCTTTGTAACTGGCACCTCGATGGCGAACTTCATCTCCGTGGTCGTCGCGCGTGACGTAGAGCTCGGCTTTCAGGTTCGGCAACAGGGAGTCGCAGCAGCCGGTAGCAAGCGGCTGACGGCGTATGGCTCTACTGCAGTCCATGGCTGTCTTGCAAAGGCTATGGATCTCGCCGGTCTTGGCAGCGATGCGCTGCGGATTATTTCAACTTGCGACCGTCACTGCATCGACGTCGAAGCTCTCGAGCAGGCGATCCGTGAAGATCGCAGAGACGGGTTCACTCCATTTCTTGTTGTCGGTAGTGCTGGGACAGTCGATACGGGAGCCATCGACGATCTCGCCACGCTTGCCAATCTGTGTCAGCGTGAGAAGCTCTGGTTTCACGTGGACGGAGCATATGGTGCTCTTGCAATCCTTGCTCCCGATCTTGCCTCGCGCCTGAAAGGAATCGAATGCGCTGACTCTCTTGGATTTGACTTTCACAAGTGGGGACAGGTTTCATATGATGCAGGATTTGTCCTCGTACGAAATGGCCAACTCCATCGGAGATCGTTCGAATCATCGCCCGCCTACTTGAAGCGTGAGGTTCGCGGTCTCGCCGCCGGCGCCCCGTGGCCGTGCGACTTTGGACCCGATCTTTCGCGAGGCTTTCACGCACTGAAGGTCTGGTTCACCCTCAAGGTTTATGGGACGGAGGCCATCGGCGCGGTGATCTCGCATACCTGCGAGCTGGCCCGGTATTTGGAAGGGCTGGTTGCCGATAGCTCCGAGCTCGAACTTCTGGCTCCAGTCGAACTTAATATCGTCTGCTTCCGCTATAGTGCTGAGGACTCCGATCGCATCAACGAACAGATCGTGGTCGATCTACAGGAGTGTGGCAGTGTTGCCCCGTCGACGACCAGGTTGAATGGCCGCGTGGCTATCCGCGCCGCCATCGTCAACCACCGCACCAGTCGCGTAGAGATAAGAACGCTGGTTGACGAGACCCTGGCGTTGGGCCGCGCGCTCGCAGGTAACTCTGTGTCCCGCCAGTCAACCGATGCAACACCAGCGGAGCGAAGCCTCACGAATATGCAACTAGCGTTACGGTCGGTGGAAACACAACTGCAACTTAGGCCGGACTCGACTACTCTTTTGTTTCAACGAGCCTGTTTTCTTGAGCAAACTGGCCGGCTGCAGGAGGCCCGCGGCGTATACCTTGACCTGCTCGCTCGCGAGCCTTCTCATCTCGAAGCACTGAAGTGTCTGGGAAACCTCTTACTTGCTTCCAGAGAGACTCCTGAGGCGAGGCGTCTCTATGAACTGGCGATCGAACACCATCCTGACCATCCGCCTTGCCGCGCAAACCTGGGCAATCTCATGATCAAAGGTGGCGAACATGAGGCTGCACGAGATCAGTTTGAACAGGCGTTGCGGGTCGATCCCAACTATCGTCCCGCACACGCGGGGCTGTCCTTTGTTCTAGGGCATCTCGGAGACACTGGGCGCGCCACATGGCATCGCAACAAGGCCTTTCACGATCGTTGTGTTGTGGTAACGCCCTATCGGGGCACGAAATCGCCTATCATCGTACTCGAGCTGGTCTCCACCACTGGCGGCAACATCCGCACCGACGACTATCTCAGCGACCGTGCCTTTCAACGAATTCTTGTCACCACGGAGTTTTACGATCCCAGGACGATCCTGCCTCCACACCACCTCGTCGTCAATGCGATCGGTGAGGCCGACGGTGCTTCTGCGGCGCTGGAAGGCGCACTCTCTGTTCTGGCGCACACAGACGCTCCTGTGATCAATCCACCATCGGCGGTGCTGGCTACAGGTCGGTGCGAGATCGTGCAGCGTCTCTCTCATATCCCAAACCTGATCGTCGCGCGGACGCTCCTTCTGTCATGTGAGCAGCTTCTGGCCTCGGAAGCCGCTGCGACGTTGGCTCTCCACGGCTTCAGCTTCCCCCTCCTGCTTCGTTCGCCCGGCTTCCATGGGGGCGAAAATTTTCTACGCGTTGAAGTCTTCGAAGATCTGGCCGCTGCGGTCAACGAGCTTCCAGGAGATAACCTCTTCATCATCCAGTACCTTGATGCCCGCGGAGCCGATGGCAACTCCCGCAAATATCGCGTCATGATGGTTGATGGCAAGCTCTACCCGCTGCATGTTGCGATCTCCGGAAACTGGAAGATTCACTACTACAGCGCCGACATGGCGGATTGTCCAGAGCATCGCGCCGAGGATGCCGCGTTTCTGGCAGACATGGACGGCGTCTTGGGGCAGCGTGCGGTAGCTGCGCTTCAGCAGATTCAACGGACGCTCGGTCTGGACTATGGTGGAATCGACTTCGGCCTGACCGAGCGAGGCGAGGTTCTGTTATTTGAAGCGAATGCAACCATGGCGGTCATTGTCCCCGACAAAGATCAGCGCTGGGACTATCGTCGACCTGCGGTGGAGAAGATCTATCGCGCCGTTTGGACAATGCTGCGAGACAGTGCGATAAAAGGTCCACCAAGTTGTCCTAAATAG